TCGCCTCGTTTATCATGTGTATCCCAATCGCAAACAAAAATACCACATCAAGcggcaaaaagaaaaagccaacaaacacgagcaaaaaaaaaactcgGGATAACCTCGCCCTATTGGCAAAATTGACGAAAAAAACTAATTCGATCGCGTACAAATACAGATTTGAACAGAACGCTCGACTCAGCTGCATCACCCTTGGCGTTCCCAGCCTTGGAATCATTGGGAAGCAGTACCGACGTCCTCAAACTCGGAAGGATTGAGAAGATCGTCCCAGTTGTCCACCGAAGCAACGGGCGATGTATCAGAAGCGACAAATGTCTCCTTGTTTGGTCCGTCACCGGCGATGTGTGACTGCTCCCGAAAGTCATATCCGGTGACGAAATCCGTATAACCGGAGCCCATGTCTTCAAAACTCATGTTGGCAAAGTAGGCCGTAGGAGAACCATGAAGCTCAGGATCGATTGCCTGGGCCAAGGTGTCGGGACTGCTGTTGGGCGCAGCAGTCATAAAGTTCTGGAACGACAACTCCTGGGACAGCATAGGTGAGTTGGATGCGCTGAAGTGACCAAACGAGTTGTGCCTCGAGGCAGAGGCCATGATCTCGGCGGCGCTGCTGTCGATTTCACTCTCGGGTGAGGTAGGGTTGCTCGACGTACCCATCGAGACCGGTGAGACCGATGCAGCTGGCTCCCGGCTGGTTGCTGACGAGTTTGATGCTGGGCTGATTGAGCGACGGGTGCgccgctgccgaggagggtaCTCATGCGGCCCATACGGGTACTGCATGTTGTCGAGTCCGAAGCTCTGCTGTGAAGCAAAGGACGGAGACTGCGAGAGTGGCTTGGACACACCCGAGTAAACGGGCATCTGAAGCTGCATTGGCATAGAAGACATGTGTGACGGTGGATACGGCGAGTATGTTGGCGTGAACTGAACTGGGTATGCCTGGACCCGGGGCATTACACTCCCAAAGACTTGGTTGAATTGTTCGTCGACTTCCTGATAGCGGGCTCGAGTTTGGTAGTCCATTGTATGTTCGGCCAGACGGTGTCTTGGCAGGTCATCAATCTCGTCATACCACAGTCCTTTCTCGACATTTTCTTTGGTGATTTTGAAGCGCTTGCCAGTGCGCTGAAAGTGAACCTCGGATGCTTGATGTGCGGATTTGAGGCGGTCCTCGAGACTTCGGTCCATGCGACGAGAAGCAGCCACATAAGCTCTTTCCTTGTTCTCCAAGTTGGATTTGACAGACTTGTCCATGGTTGTGTCGCtcttggctggctgagatgttgaggaggttcgTCGCTTGTGGGAAGCGGTTGGCTTTTGCTGAGGAAGCTGTTAGCCATTGCAAAAAGAGTCGGCAAGCGCTGGAAACCTGTTGGCAAGCGTGGAGTCACTTGTGACTTACCTCTCTGACGGCTGTGTTGTCCTGCGGCGTCTCGGACGGTCGTGTTGATGGTGCACGTTTACCCATGAGGACGGCTGTTGATGGTACACGGATCACGGATCACAGTTTGCAGGATGGGTGTTAAGGACAGCCGGGCGAAGAGAGAGAGTTTCGATTTGATAGTAGTGGTTGATGGGCTCTTATGTTTAAACTCGAGAGAATTTGGAAAAGCCAAGAGACGAGAGTGGAAGAATATAAAAGGAGACAGAGTTTGGCTAGCCAGAGGAAACTAGTGGAAGTCGCGGGTGTTACGAACACCGGGCCAGAGAACTGGAGCCATGCTACTGCTTTGAGGTGGGAAGTGGCGGTGCCTTTCGGGCGCTTCGCTGTCAACGAAACTCTGTTTGTTTCTTCGATCGATTGTTGAAGCTTCGATCTCCGATCTATGGCTGGTACCTTTTGGGCGCGACGTTAGCGACCGAGGTACCTCTTGGGTGGTCCGCCAACCCCGCTTTTTCTTCTCGTGTACACTGCGTCGACAGGACTGGAGGAGCCCCCAACAAAAGCCGGACATGGTCGAGATGTGGCAGGGTCTCCAAACTCTAGGATAGCAGCCCCTCCGCTCAGGGGAAGACTCCTCGTGTCTGAGGGGACTCGATCCGAGACAGAGCCCGTCTACACCGGCCCCGTCATACTACGCATCCGGAGATGCTTCCAGCATGGTAGCATCAACATGTGACCTTAGCGAACTCCCAACTAAATCGCATTCAAGACACGATCCCAAAACCTGACAAttgatgaagatgaaccAGTGGCTCTGTCTACATCCTGCGAGttgcaaaacaaaaaaactaCGTCAGTTTATCAGATGAATGAACAGTGCATCGCAGTCTCTCTCGGCCGCCGGTAGCTCTCTCTGATAAATGTTGCCCGAGCA
The sequence above is a segment of the Podospora pseudoanserina strain CBS 124.78 chromosome 5, whole genome shotgun sequence genome. Coding sequences within it:
- a CDS encoding hypothetical protein (EggNog:ENOG503P4CH), with the protein product MGKRAPSTRPSETPQDNTAVREQKPTASHKRRTSSTSQPAKSDTTMDKSVKSNLENKERAYVAASRRMDRSLEDRLKSAHQASEVHFQRTGKRFKITKENVEKGLWYDEIDDLPRHRLAEHTMDYQTRARYQEVDEQFNQVFGSVMPRVQAYPVQFTPTYSPYPPSHMSSMPMQLQMPVYSGVSKPLSQSPSFASQQSFGLDNMQYPYGPHEYPPRQRRTRRSISPASNSSATSREPAASVSPVSMGTSSNPTSPESEIDSSAAEIMASASRHNSFGHFSASNSPMLSQELSFQNFMTAAPNSSPDTLAQAIDPELHGSPTAYFANMSFEDMGSGYTDFVTGYDFREQSHIAGDGPNKETFVASDTSPVASVDNWDDLLNPSEFEDVGTASQ